In the Pygocentrus nattereri isolate fPygNat1 chromosome 19, fPygNat1.pri, whole genome shotgun sequence genome, one interval contains:
- the LOC108427202 gene encoding voltage-dependent calcium channel beta subunit-associated regulatory protein, giving the protein MSDEPPLLTSLTENATDVPVPSGRQENYVLLLVMLCVFAGGTLVLLSVLLIFCHRCCQSGRRYSRASDDLEKTNTTYVEESQPTQDITIRMESTDTLSTSSCHGDADTERFQSSAYTGRRVSFNETAIYEQSKKNQEKGRRYTLTEGDFHHLKKARLTHLHIAPPAMNILTIMECDSPENSITLREQTQHKPSLSIFQPGESGLPDSPVSWSSQSPSCALPGDTFNSILDSSFTPSGAEHSSEPPRSRTMEVIGAGMRIEGDPGSSPAIGVGGVAGGGGGGPLSGQGTMLHFLSRLRRHASLEGASPYFTIKKWKFDSSHRAASLDMRGSPRRRTFQRQRAASETLDQGEEDSQQPGASGGSDFLLCAFPSQSQSDPPRRLSAGSLEPSTAGCLPPPPVAFSRLEVKAVLEMSQGAKESRTQTANKFTESIGLRGEEEVEDGDGEIILGATGGEGTSTEGQAEFGLGSRQESLEQPNLYRDIWSLRASLEQYASSDLSSNDKDSTRSDADSICSLGGAGASRTGVPSYQSQDIDDEIDGDSELPYDDIGKEVGERRNGRDSVDSERGSDSEAGSRKLLQMDSGYASIEAPCKAPEELRLFGSTSGKTASERRRFFTNAGRKGTVCESFETRLFKEELEDEASESSISIESEGLSTESQSRPSVSPRDTPEQSQTKPRPRFRRRDYSIDEKTEALFNEFLRHDPQFDQQGSPSLRHRHRSRIHLRKQWQRAKQYSDPGGARYSPSLERQRSYALRRGDSANYPLDTRYHSTLPRIASAADEEASEGGTSEGVASEGTGSTTESPKAHGSGPAPEDNANNSSNNSSPIIKSSTEGRPTLFFSSPSQDSSVEDSGILEDRGSARHHAETHRWSQMAVTDTSSSKTGNGQQHTHTDTVTRIQKNVLHMDQDPMDKGYVHSVVDSPSDKLVSNLDERLYTSLRRTQASQECMVAVTRTSPDLQD; this is encoded by the exons GGCCAGCGATGACCTGGAGAAAACCAACACCACATATGTGGAAGAGAGCCAACCTACACAAG ATATCACCATCAGGATGGAGAGCACAGACACACTGTCCACCTCCAGCTGCCATGGCGATGCTGATACGGAGCGCTTCCAGTCCTCAGCGTACACAGGCCGGCGCGTCTCCTTCAATGAGACAGCCATCTATGAACAGAGCAAGAAGAACCAGGAGAAAGGACGAAG gtACACTCTTACGGAGGGCGACTTCCACCACCTGAAGAAGGCTCGTCTGACCCACCTGCACATCGCCCCTCCAGCTATGAACATCCTGACCATTATGGAGTGTGACTCACCTGAGAACAGCATCACCCTGCGAGAACAGACGCAGCACAAACCATCTCTGTCTATATTTCAG CCTGGTGAGAGTGGCCTGCCTGATTCACCAGTGTCCTGGAGCAGCCAGAGCCCCAGCTGTGCTCTCCCCGGAGACACATTCAACTCTATACTGGACAGCAGCTTCACTCCCAGCGGTGCTGAGCACAGCTCCGAACCGCCTCGATCCAGAACT ATGGAGGTGATAGGAGCTGGTATGAGGATAGAAGGTGACCCTGGCTCCTCGCCAGCAATAGGAGTAGGCGGAGtagctggaggaggaggtggaggccCACTCTCAGGACAGGGCACCATGCTTCACTTCCTGTCCCGGCTCAGACGCCATGCCAGCCTGGAGGGAGCCAGCCCCTACTTCACCATCAAAAAATGGAAGTTCGACAGCAGCCACAGAGCAGCCAGTCTGGACATGAGAG GTTCTCCACGGAGGCGGACGTTTCAGAGGCAGAGAGCAGCGAGCGAAACTCTGGATCAGGGAGAGGAGGACTCCCAGCAACCTGGAGCAAGTGGGGGCAGTGACTTCCTATTGTGTGCTTTTCCTTCTCAGTCACAGTCTGACCCCCCTAGGCGACTGTCTGCTGGCTCCTTGGAGCCGTCCACTGCAGGCTGTCTGCCTCCACCACCAGTCGCATTTAGCAG GTTAGAGGTTAAAGCTGTTTTGGAGATGAGTCAAGGTGCCAAGGAAAGTAGGACTCAAACCGCCAACAAATTCACAGAATCCATTGGGCTTCGTGGGGAAGAAGAGGTGGAGGATGGGGATGGAGAGATCATATTAGGAGCAACAGGAGGAGAAGGCACTAGTACTGAAGGACAAGCTGAGTTTGGCTTGGGGAGCAGGCAGGAGAGCCTGGAGCAGCCAAACCTGTACCGGGATATCTGGAGCCTACGTGCATCTCTAGAACAATATGCCTCTTCTGATTTGAGCAGCAATGACAAAGACTCCACACGCAGTGATGCCGACAGTATCTGTTCACTAGGGGGAGCTGGGGCTTCCAGAACTGGTGTGCCCAGTTACCAATCTCAGGATATCGATGACGAGATTGATGGAGATAGCGAGCTGCCATATGATGACATTGGGAAGGAAGTGGGTGAAAGGAGGAATGGCAGGGACAGTGTAGACTCCGAGAGAGGCAGCGACAGTGAGGCAGGGAGCCGGAAGCTTCTGCAGATGGACAGTGGCTATGCCTCCATCGAGGCTCCATGCAAAGCTCCCGAAGAGCTGCGACTGTTCGGAAGTACATCTGGCAAGACAGCGTCAGAGCGGCGGCGCTTCTTCACTAACGCTGGCCGGAAGGGAACTGTGTGTGAGAGCTTTGAGACTCGGCTGTTCAAAGAGGAGCTGGAAGATGAGGCTTCAGAAAGCAGCATTAGTATAGAGTCAGAGGGTCTCAGTACTGAATCCCAGAGCAGACCAAGTGTTTCACCCAGAGACACACCTGAACAGTCGCAAACCAAGCCCAGGCCACGTTTCCGTCGCCGAGACTACAGCATTGACGAGAAGACGGAGGCTCTGTTTAATGAATTCCTACGTCATGATCCTCAGTTTGACCAGCAGGGATCACCTTCGCTCCGGCATCGGCATCGCTCAAGGATCCACTTGCGCAAGCAGTGGCAGCGTGCCAAGCAGTACAGCGACCCAGGAGGAGCACGTTATTCTCCATCCCTGGAGAGACAGCGTAGCTATGCCCTGCGGAGAGGCGATAGTGCCAACTACCCACTGGACACACGGTACCACAGCACTCTGCCACGTATCGCGAGTGCTGCAGATGAGGAGGCTAGTGAAGGAGGGACTAGTGAGGGAGTGGCCAGCGAAGGTACTGGCAGTACCACCGAATCACCCAAGGCCCATGGCAGTGGCCCAGCACCTGAAGACAATGCCAACAACAGCAGTAACAACAGTAGTCCTATAATAAAGTCATCAACAGAGGGTCGTCCAACTCTGTTCTTTTCCAGCCCCTCGCAGGACAGCTCTGTGGAAGATTCTGGGATACTAGAGGACCGCGGAAGTGCTAGGCATCATGCAGAGACACACAGATGGTCGCAGATGGCAGTCACAGACACCAGTTCATCAAAGACGGGCAATGGGCAacaacatacacatacagacacagtcACCCGCATTCAGAAAAACGTACTTCATATGGACCAGGACCCTATGGACAAAGGCTATGTGCACAGTGTAGTGGACAGCCCATCAGATAAACTGGTGAGCAACCTGGATGAGCGGCTGTACACCAGCCTAAGGAGGACTCAGGCCAGTCAGGAGTGCATGGTGGCTGTGACCCGCACCTCCCCAGACCTCCAGGACTAG